In a genomic window of Variovorax paradoxus:
- a CDS encoding phosphotransferase, translating into MSTETRQGGALPGKPGPDTHATEVFTHIVDKVPLDTIVVTLRKQYGIECVALEMLSGERDQNYRIADRHGATFVCKVSHPSEPARVTQTQAQVLRHLARVAPSLPVQRVVPTLAGEDFAKIDLGRDEPVRVRLLTYLHGTPMHQATASVTTRRSLGTTHAQLIAALAILTDAETTPDLLWDLTHIQRVRPLLAHLRSVSDRRLAECFLRDFEHHAQPRVSSLRQQLIHNDLNPYNLLVDDNTAGICGVLDFGDLVAAPMLNDIAIASSYLISAHGHPLDDVCDYVAAFHREIPLRHEEIDTLFLLIAGRLVMTVAITEWRATLHPENRKYILRNNPAAWLGLRRLSTVSLEEAGARFRKACGLDGA; encoded by the coding sequence ATGAGCACCGAGACCCGCCAGGGGGGAGCTCTTCCGGGAAAACCCGGACCTGATACGCATGCCACCGAGGTCTTCACTCATATAGTCGACAAAGTGCCCTTGGATACGATCGTCGTCACGCTACGTAAGCAGTACGGCATCGAATGCGTAGCGCTCGAGATGCTCAGCGGCGAGCGCGACCAGAACTATCGGATCGCCGACCGGCACGGCGCCACGTTCGTCTGCAAGGTATCACACCCTTCCGAGCCGGCGCGCGTAACGCAGACCCAGGCCCAGGTACTGCGCCATCTCGCCCGCGTGGCCCCAAGTCTTCCCGTGCAACGGGTGGTACCTACTCTCGCAGGAGAGGACTTCGCCAAAATAGATCTCGGCCGCGACGAACCTGTGCGGGTGCGCCTACTGACCTACCTTCACGGCACACCGATGCATCAGGCAACGGCTTCGGTGACAACGCGTCGTTCGCTTGGCACGACCCATGCCCAGCTCATCGCGGCGCTTGCGATCCTGACCGACGCAGAGACCACACCGGACCTCCTCTGGGATCTGACCCACATCCAGCGAGTGCGCCCTTTGCTTGCGCATCTGCGCAGCGTCAGTGATCGAAGGCTCGCAGAATGCTTCCTGCGCGACTTTGAACACCATGCACAACCGCGCGTCTCAAGTCTGAGGCAACAGCTGATCCACAATGACCTCAACCCCTACAACTTGCTTGTCGACGACAACACGGCCGGCATATGCGGCGTTCTCGATTTCGGTGATCTTGTAGCGGCGCCGATGCTGAACGACATCGCGATCGCGAGCTCGTACCTCATCTCTGCACATGGACATCCACTGGACGACGTCTGTGACTATGTCGCAGCCTTTCACCGCGAGATCCCACTACGCCACGAAGAGATCGACACACTGTTCCTCCTGATTGCAGGCAGGCTGGTCATGACGGTCGCGATCACTGAATGGCGCGCAACACTCCATCCCGAGAACCGCAAGTACATCCTTCGCAACAATCCCGCCGCGTGGCTCGGCCTTCGCCGCCTCTCCACCGTTTCGCTGGAAGAGGCCGGAGCGCGCTTCCGGAAAGCTTGCGGTCTGGACGGC
- a CDS encoding hydantoinase B/oxoprolinase family protein gives MSTSSPTKISRDGVQLALVNNRLQGIARKMANTLARTGRSGVLNIARDFSCCIVSANDELIAAADSLPIHVLSGPDLMAASMKNFHPDMRPGDIFLHNSPYHGCSHPADHSLLTPIFDAQGKHRYTLVVKAHQADCGNSQPTTYMGTARDVYEEGALIFPCVLVQRDNKLVDDVLRMCELRIRVPHQWRGDFLAMLGATRIGERELLALGREVGWDLLDARTADWLDYSEERMVEVLRALPAGRSVRISTHDPIPGTPPEGISVRVEVEIDSVAARVRIDLRDNIDSLPCGLNLSEACARTAAMIGIFNSIDASVPKNAGSFRRIDVLLRENCVVGIPRHPTSCSVATTNLADRVTSPVQCAMADISETIGAAECGPFQPPSVGVLSGVRADTGESYVNQIFLGFTGGGAGPRADAWQLMLHAGNGGQCLLDSVELDELRMPILVQQRRLLADTEGAGRQRGASSLLVEFGPISGSMTVAYVCDGAVNDPAGAAGGLAGGRTWQHKLRRDGTREDIPNAGSITLSPGELVVSACAGGGGYGNPRLRDRAAVRKDIQERWITPQRACEIYGLTGPDEEVGPEGGA, from the coding sequence ATGTCCACATCATCACCCACCAAGATTTCGCGCGACGGCGTACAGCTCGCGCTTGTCAACAACCGGCTGCAAGGCATCGCGCGCAAGATGGCCAACACGCTAGCGCGAACAGGACGCTCTGGTGTGTTGAACATAGCACGTGACTTTTCCTGTTGCATCGTGTCGGCAAACGACGAATTGATAGCTGCCGCGGACAGCCTACCAATCCACGTGCTATCAGGCCCGGATCTGATGGCGGCGTCGATGAAGAACTTCCATCCCGACATGCGGCCAGGGGACATCTTCTTGCACAACTCACCCTATCACGGGTGCTCGCACCCGGCCGACCACAGCCTGCTAACGCCGATCTTCGACGCGCAGGGCAAGCACCGCTACACACTGGTTGTCAAGGCGCACCAAGCCGACTGCGGCAACTCGCAGCCGACAACCTATATGGGCACGGCTCGCGACGTCTACGAAGAAGGTGCGCTGATCTTTCCTTGCGTGCTCGTGCAACGCGATAACAAGTTGGTGGATGACGTCTTGCGCATGTGCGAACTTCGCATCCGCGTGCCGCACCAATGGCGTGGCGATTTTCTGGCGATGCTTGGCGCTACACGCATCGGTGAACGTGAGTTGCTTGCACTAGGTCGCGAAGTCGGCTGGGACCTGCTGGACGCGCGCACCGCAGACTGGCTCGACTACAGCGAAGAGCGGATGGTGGAAGTGCTTCGCGCGCTGCCCGCAGGACGCTCGGTGCGCATCTCTACGCACGATCCAATACCTGGCACGCCGCCAGAAGGCATCTCGGTCCGAGTGGAAGTAGAAATTGACAGCGTAGCCGCACGAGTTCGGATCGACCTTCGCGACAACATCGACTCCTTGCCTTGCGGCCTGAACCTGTCGGAAGCATGCGCGCGTACTGCTGCAATGATCGGGATCTTCAACAGCATCGACGCCTCGGTGCCAAAGAATGCTGGCTCGTTCCGGCGGATCGATGTGCTGCTACGGGAGAACTGCGTCGTAGGCATTCCGCGGCATCCCACCTCCTGCTCGGTCGCCACCACCAACCTCGCGGACCGCGTCACCAGCCCTGTGCAGTGCGCCATGGCCGACATCAGCGAGACGATCGGTGCAGCGGAGTGCGGGCCCTTTCAACCTCCGTCGGTGGGCGTTCTCTCAGGAGTGAGGGCTGACACAGGCGAGTCGTATGTAAATCAGATCTTCCTTGGATTTACCGGCGGCGGTGCGGGACCGCGTGCTGATGCGTGGCAATTGATGCTACACGCTGGCAACGGCGGACAGTGCCTGCTAGACAGTGTGGAGCTCGATGAACTGAGAATGCCAATTTTGGTACAGCAGCGGCGCTTGCTCGCCGATACCGAAGGGGCTGGGCGCCAGCGCGGCGCTTCGAGCTTGCTGGTGGAGTTCGGGCCAATTTCAGGATCGATGACTGTCGCCTATGTATGCGACGGAGCAGTCAATGATCCGGCAGGAGCTGCCGGTGGGCTCGCGGGCGGGCGTACATGGCAACACAAGCTGCGGCGCGATGGGACACGCGAAGATATCCCGAACGCTGGCTCGATCACCCTTTCACCGGGCGAGCTTGTCGTCTCTGCCTGCGCGGGTGGCGGCGGCTATGGCAATCCACGGCTGCGTGACCGCGCAGCGGTTCGCAAGGATATACAAGAGCGCTGGATCACGCCGCAACGCGCATGTGAGATCTACGGCCTGACAGGACCCGATGAGGAAGTCGGCCCGGAAGGCGGCGCATGA